The following are encoded together in the Scomber japonicus isolate fScoJap1 chromosome 20, fScoJap1.pri, whole genome shotgun sequence genome:
- the cby1 gene encoding protein chibby homolog 1 translates to MEDLKNSLKMPLFGNTFSPKKIPPRKCASLSSLHSLDRSTREVELGIEYGPPVMNIGGQSWKFEEGQWITESGGNGSSRELQRLKKRNGQLEEENNLLKLKIEILLDMLTETTVNYHLVGKEADEIKTQHRRKK, encoded by the exons ATGGAG GATCTTAAAAACTCGCTGAAGATGCCGCTCTTTGGTAACACATTCAGCCCGAAGAAGATTCCTCCTCGTAAATGTGCATCTCTGTCCAGCCTTCACTCG TTGGATCGCTCAACAAGGGAAGTAGAGCTTGGCATTGAGTATGGACCTCCAGTAATGAACATTGGAGGCCAGAGCTGGAAATTTGAAGAAGGACAGTGGATAACAG AATCTGGTGGGAATGGATCCAGTAGGGAATTGCAGCGGCTAAAGAAAAGGAATgggcagctggaggaggagaacaacCTCTTGAAACTAAAGATTGAAATTCTCCTTGACATG TTGACAGAGACTACAGTAAATTACCACCTGGTGGGGAAAGAAGCGGACGAGATAAAGACTCAACATCGAAGGAAGAAATGA